DNA from Halorarum salinum:
CGTATGGTCACGTTCGCCGAAGGACTACGACTCGCCGGCGCGGCGCTCGGCGCCGTCGGGGGCGTGCTCGTGTTCGTCGAGTTCATGCAGCACCCCTCGTACGTGGAGTATCGCGCGGAGTTCGACAGCTACGACATCGACATCACGCCGGACGAACTGCGCGAACACACGAGGATCGGGCGCGTCGGGGGCCTGCTCGTCGGTGCGGGGTTCACGCTCCTGTTCCTCGGGGAACTGCTGTAGAACGGTCGGGCCGCCTTCGGGGTGAAGGATCGCTTTCGAAGCCAACGGACCGGATGGTCGACTTACGCCGTCGTTCGTGCCGCCTCTCCCCCCTCGCTCCCCGTGGAGTCGAGGGCGTCGCGGGCCTTCTCGGCCTCGGTCTGGACGATGAACGAGCGGTCGCCGCCGTGTTCGGCGGCGGCCTCCAGTGCGGCCTCGGTGCCGATCTGGCGGAGCGCCCACAGCGCGGCGGCGCGGACGGCGTCGCTGTCGTCGTCGGCCGCGACGTCGGCGAGCGGTTCGATCGCGCGCGTGTCGCCGAGGAGACCGAGCGCACGGGCCGCGTATGGGCGCACCTCGTCGTTCTCCGCGACCAGTTTGTTCGCCAGCGGCTGGACGGCGTCCTCGTGGCCGATCTCGCCGAGCGCCTTGAACGTCACCTTCTGGAGGGCCGGATTCGAGTCGGAGTCGACGTACTCGACGAGCGTCTCGACGGCGTCCTCGGCCGCCATCTTCCCGAGCGCGCGGATCGCCGGCTGGTCGCGCTTGCCGGCGCGCTGGTGCATCGCCTCGAACGCGTCCCCGTCGTTCATGCGGGTGATCGCCTCCAGCGCGTGTCGCTCCATGAAGTCGGACTGGAGCGAGTCGAGCGCGAGCAGCACCATCTCCACGTTCCCGCGCTTCTCCCACTCCTTCAGGGCCGCCCACTCGGGCGGGAAGTCCTTGTAGTGGCCCAGCACGTCGTAGAACCCCTGCGCTCGGAGCTGCTCGTGGGTCTCCAGGTCGCCCCACTCCTCCACGTCCTCGAGGTCGCTCTCGAGCGCGTCGGTCGCCTCCAGCAGCGCCGCGATGGTCCCGGCGTCGTCGTCGGCGTCGAGGTCCGCCCCCTCCACGGTCTCTGCTGCCCCTTCGAGGTCGTCGGCGAGCGCGTCCGGTTCGGCCGCGTCGGTCGAGAGGTCGCTCCCCAGCGTCTCGTTCACGTCCGCCAGGAACGAGGACACGACGCCGGGGAGGTCGGACTCGCCCCCCTCGGTCCAGCGGGTGTCCCGGACCGTCGTCGCGGCCTCCTCCACGTCGGCGACCACGTCAGACGCGTACGGGCCGCGCTGGTCCTCGAGGTCGCTCCGCACGTCCGAGAGGCGGGACTCGAGTTCCTCCCGGGGGTCCTCCGCGTCCTCGTCGTCCTCGTCCGGTTCGGGGAGGTCGGCGGCCTCGAGGTCGGCCTCGATCCCGTCGAGGGTCGCCTCCACCCCGTCGAGGTCCGCTTCGGTATCCGCGGCGTCGAGCGATTCGGCGGCCTCCTCGAGGCGCGCGTCGAGGTCCTCGGCCGAGACGTCGGGGACCGGCGCGTCCTCGCCCGCCTCGTCCGACTGTTCCTCGGCGGGTTCGTCGTCACTCATACTCGTGCGTCCGCGTGACGGCTACAAGGGCGTTTCCCTTCCGAACAGCGACGGGGGCGTCCGGGACTCCGCAGTCGGTCCGTGAGCGCGGTGCCCGACGCTCACGCCGATCCGAAGGTCCGTCGACTGCCCGCGAGGGGGACGCCCTCGACGACGACCCGCGCACCCCCGGCGTCGGACGACTCGAACCGCACGCCCCACCCGTGCGCCTCGGCGACGTCACGGACGATCGCCAGTCCGAGGCCGGTCCCGCCGGTTTCGCCGGACGTCCCGTACTCGAAGGCGTCCTCGCGGATCCCCTCGGGGATTCCGGGCCCGTCGTCCTCGACGTAGAAGCCGGCCGAATCGTCGCCGGCTTCGAACCCGCCGACGCGAACGGAGACGCCCTCTCCGCCGTGTTCGACCGCGTTCCGCAGGAGGTTCTCGAGCGCCCGGAGCGTCAGGGCCCGGTCCACGAGGACGACGACGTCGACGTCGGCCTCGAACGGCGCGTCCGACTCGACGTTCGCCCACGCCTCGCGTGCGAGCGACCGGAGTTCGACGGGTACGGGGTCCGGGTCGTCCCCGGAACGCGCGAGCGCGAGCGTGTCGTCCACGATCGTCTCGATGCGATCGTGTGCGCGTTCGACCCGTGACAGTGCCTCGTCGTCGACGTCCCCGTCGGCGATGACGTCCGTCCACCCGCGTGCGACCGCGAGCGGGTTCCGGATGTCGTGGCCGAGGACCGACGCGAAGCGGTCGAGGCGCTCATTCTGTCGCTCGAGTTCCCGGGTCCGTTCGGCCAGCCGTTTCCGGCTGCGCTCCTCGTCGGTCACGTCGTGGAAGATGACGACCCGGTCGCCCCCGCCGGTCGAGAGCGGCGAGATGTGGACGTCGAAGTGGCGTCTCCTCCCGTCACGTTCGACGCCGATCCTGCCGCCCCCGTCAACGACGTCCCCGAACCGCTCGACGCTCTCCTCGGCGAACACCTCCCCGATCGGCCGTCCCACGATCGAGTCCGGTTCGATGAGCCGCCGACCGGACGGGTTCACGTCCACCACCCGGTCGCGCTCGTTCAGGACCACGACCCCCTCGCGCATCTCCTCGACGACGCGGTTGCGCGCGACCGGAACCACGTCGAGGAAGCCGTACCTGAACAGGCCGACCCACAGGAGCACACAGGCGGCCGTGAACGACGCCGGCGTGGCGTCGACCGGAAGCGCGACGACGCCGGTCACGTACAGGACGTTCGTCGCCCACGGGAGCGCTACGGCGCCGAGCACCGCGGCCGACTGGGGTCGGCGGACGTCCTCCCCCCGGAGGCTCCAGCGGACGAAGACGCCGGCTCCGACGACGAGGAGCGCGTACGAGTACAGCGTGTGGACCCAGAACCACGGTCCCGACGACGCCGAGAGCGTCGTCATCCCCGACAGTTCCGAGAGTCCGTGGACCTCCCAGAGCATGCCGTGGTGGCCGTTTGTGAGGCTGACGAGCAGGGTCAGTGCTGGGACGACACAGAGCAGGCCCACCCGCCGTCGGGTGACCAGGTCGGAGCGGCCGACGTACCTGAGCGCGAGGACCACCCAGGCGACGGGGACGACGCTGATGGCGAGGTACGTGAGTCGGTGGGCCAGCATCGCCCGGGGGAGGGTGGAACTGAGGTAGCCGAGGAGGTCCGCGAGCACCCACACCGAGACGGCAGTCGTGAGCACCACGTACGCGCCGCCGCCCGTCCGGTTCCGATATCGCCACGAACCGACGGCGGTCGCGACGCTCGTCGTCGCCGCGAGGCCGAGCAGCGGGAGGTACGACCCGCTCGCGAACGGTTCGGGGAAACTCATCCCGGTTCCCCTCCTACGGATCGGACGTGTCCGTTCGATCCTCCAACACGTGGTACGGTAATCGATCGAAGTTCAGGCGACCGCCACTTAACGGTGCGCCCCGGATTCGCAGTTCCGAGAACGCCCGCACGTTCCGGAACGATCCGGAAATTTGGGTGATTTAGGAATTATACTTTCCGAAATGGAAAGAGGAGTTCGCGGCAGCATAGATTTAAGGGGATTCGGACCGAAGGTGGAACCGCTATGAGCACCCAGAAGAACGTCCGCGCAAGCGCCGGCTCCGTCGAGGGAAGCGAGGCGCTCCGGATGGACGCGGACAGGGCCGAACAGATCGTCGACGCGCTCAACACGGACGTCGCGGCGACGTACGTCCTCTACCACCAGCTGAAGAAGCACCACTGGAACGTCGAAGGCGCGGAGTTCCGCGACCTCCACCTGTTCCTCGACGAGGCGGCCGAACACGCCGAACTGTTCGCCGACGAGCTCGCCGAGCGGGTGCAGGCGCTCGGCGGCGTCCCCCACGCGAACATGGCGACCCTGTCGGAGGAGTCCCCCGTCGAGGCCGAGGACGAGGACGTCTACGACATCCGCACGTCGCTCTCGAACGACATGGAGATGTACGGCGACATCATCGAGACGCTCCGCGAACACGTCGAACTCGCCGAGAACCTCGGCGACCACGCCACCTCGGAACTGCTCCGCGAGAACCTAGTGCAGGTCGAGGAGGACGCCCACCACGTCGAGCACTACCTCGAGGACGACACGCTCGTCTTCCCGGACGCGATGGAGTGAGATCGGGCCGGCGGGTCCCGGCCGGGGCACGCCGTCCGACAATCCGATCTCTCCCACGACCAAACTTTCCCGATTTTCCGTCCAGACCGCTCCGGACGACGCCGTCCTCGCCATAGTCCCCGAGCGGACGGGCTCTCGTTCGCGAGAGGCTCGGGGTCGACCGGTGATCGATTCGGGGCGAAGCCCCCACGGTGAACGCGTGGAGAACCGTGGGGGCCCGTCGGGTCTGTATCGTCGGTGCTAACAGGAACGACGGAACGCCCGTAGAAACGGGTGGCCGTTCGCGGCGGGGCGGGAGCGAGATTCGACGCCGCCTCGCCCGGTTATCGCTCGAGGTCGACGGTTACGTCGGTGGAGATCCAGCCGTCGACGTTGCCGGCCTCCGTGAACACGGTCCTGTCCGGGGAACTCCCGAGCGCCGCGACGGAGACTCGCGAGGCGGTTTCCTCGACGTCCTGCGCGTCGGTGACTGCCATCACGTGGATTAGGTCGACCTAATCGTATATAGGTTTTGGTCCGCCGAAACGGCGGCCGCCGTCCCCGGACGAGCGAACCGCGCGCCGATGCGGACGTCGTCCGGGGTTCGGGCAAACGCGTCGCCGGACAACGGCCCTAAACGACGCCCCCACCTACGCCGGGCATGGTCGAGACGCTGTTCTCCCCGCTCCCGCTCCGCGGGACGGAGCTCCCCAACCGCGTGATGGTGTCGCCCATGTGTCAGTACTCCTCGCCCGACGGGCTGGCGACCGACTGGCACCTCGTCCACCTCGGCTCCCGTGCGGTGGGCGGCGCGGGGCTGGTGATGGCCGAGGCGACCGCCGTAACCCCCGGGGGACGCATCACGCCCCACGATCTGGGCATCTGGTCCGACGAGCACGCGGACGCGCTCGCCCCCGTCGCGGACTTCGTGCGCTCGCAGGGCTCGGTTCCCGCGATCCAACTCGCCCACGCCGGCCGGAAGGCCTCCACCCGGCGGCCGTGGGACGGCGGCGACCCGATCCCGCCAGGGGAGGGCGGCTGGGAGGTGCTCGCCCCGAGCGCGAAGCCGTACCCGCGCGACGGGGACGAGCAGCCGACCCGGAAGCTCGACCGGGGAGCGATCGAGGATCTGGTCGCGGAGTTCGCCGACGCGGCCGAGCGCGCCCGCGACGCGGGCTTCGAGGTGGCGGAGGTCCACGCCGCCCACGGCTACCTCCTCCACGAGTTCCTCTCGCCGGTCGCGAACGACCGGACCGACGAGTACGGCGGCTCCTTCGGGAACCGGACGCGGCTCCTGCGGGAGGTCACGGGCGCCGTTCGGTCGGTCTGGCCCGACGACAAGCCCGTATTCGTGCGGATCTCCGCCACGGACTGGATCGACGAGGAGCCGTCGTGGGACGTCGAGCAGTCCGCCCGGCTCGCCCCGCTCCTCGCCGAGGCCGGGGCGGACCTGATCGACGTGAGCTCCGGCGGCGTCTCGCCGGCACAGCGGGTCCCCTACGCCGGGCCGAACTACCAGCTCCCGTACGCCGAGACGATCCGCGAGCACGCCCGCGAGATGGGGTCCGACGTCGCCGTCGGCACCGTCGGAGGCGTCACCGACCCGCAGCAGGCCCAGGCCGTCGTGGCGAACGACCGGGCCGACGCCGTCCTGATGGCTCGGGAGTTCCTCCGCTCGCCGTACTGGCCGCTCCACGCGGCGGAGGAACTGGGCGAGACCGACCGCGTCGAGTGGCCGGTGCAGTACCGCCGCGCCGTCTCGAACTGAGAACCGGGCCCCGAGTTCCCGCGCCGGCCGCCGCGTTCGCGGGGTAGGTTTTTCGCGCGAGGGCCACAACGCCCGGGTATGAGCGACAGGGACGCCCGCGACGACGAGGACCTCGCCGCGCTCCTCGCGGAGCTCGAATCGACCCTCTCGGAGCTCCGGGCCGAACTCGACGACGGCCGCGGCCGCGAGCCCCGCCGGGGCGGCGACCGCGGGCGATGGACGCCGCCGCGACCGCCGACGCCCGGCGAACTCCTGCGGTTCACGACCGACTACACCATCCCGACGGTCGTGGCCACCCTCCGGGCGACCATCGAGGCGCTGGAACTGCTCCGCCGACTGCTCGAACTCGGCGGCGGGGTCGACCGCGGCCGCGCGGGCGACCCCGGCCGCTCGCGGCTCTCCCCGGTCCTGTCCGGAGCGCGCGACCGCGCGGCCTCGGACGTCACCGACGCGCTCTCCCGGCTCCGGACGGAACTCGCCGAGGCCGATCTCCCGGAGGACGAGGCGTCCCGGAGCGTCCTCGAGGACGCGCGCGACCTGACGGCCGAGATCGAGGAGCGCATCGCGGCGTCCCGCGACGCCGTCGACCGGGAACGCGACCGGGAGCGGCGAGCCGACGCGGGGGACGCCGACGACGCGGTCGTCATCGACGTCTCGGACGGCGGGGACGACGAGGACGGGGCGGACGTGGACTCCTCGCCGAGCGACGGGGTCGAGGACGGCGGCGAACCGAGGGGGAACCAACAGGTGGACGTTGACGCCGAACTCCGCTCCATCAAGGAGCGGATGGGGAAAGCCGGGCCTCCGGACGCCCCCGTCGAGGGTGACGATCCCGACGGATCGGTCGCGGAGGACGGTGAGGGCACCGACGAAGACCACCGGGGTCACGACGACGAGCAGTCGGACGAATAGTTCGTATCGACCGGGACCGCGTCCGCAGGCACTGCATTCGCACACGAACGCGACCGGGTCGTGCGACTCGACGGGTCGGCCGTGCTACTCGACGGGTCGGCCGTGCTACTCGACGGGCCTGAACCGGTAGCCGTCCCACTCCTGGCTGTCGGGTTCCCGGATGCCCGCGTCGGGGTCCCGCAGTTCCTCGCAGTACACGGGCTCCACCTCGTCGCCGATCCCGATCTCCCCCGTCGTGGCCTGTCCGACGGCGCGGACCGGTTCGCCGTCCACGTCGAACTCGACGATCGCGAGGTGGTTCGGCTCGCGGACGCCCGGCGGCGTCGCCGTCGACGTGGTCCAGGTGACGACCGTCGCAACGTACTCGCTCAGGTCGACCGTCTCGACCGGCGCCTCCCCGCCCGGACCGACCGGGTGCGACGGGTAGGTGAGGCTGCCGTCGGGGTAGCGGGCCGCCTCCAGCGCCGGAGCGTCGTTCCGTTCGTGCCCTCCGTCCGTTCGGTCGCTCATGCGCCCGCCTCCAGGATGGTGGTGGTCACGCAGTTGCCGAACCCGCCGACGTTGCAGGCGAGGCCGACGTCGGCGTCGACCTGCCGTTCCCCGGCGTCGCCCAGCACCTGCCGGTATATCTCGTACACCTGTGCGACGCCCGATGCGCCGAGCGGGTGGCCCTTCGACTTCAGGCCGCCGGAGGTGTTCACCGGGAGGTCGCCGTCCCGCTCCGTGCGACCCTCGTCGACCGCCTTCCACCCCTCGCCCTTGGGGGCGAACCCGAGGTCCTCGAACTGGAGGAACTCGAGGATGGTGAACATGTCGTGGAGTTCCGCGACGTCCACGTCCGACGGTTCCAGGTCGGCCATCTCGTAGGCGAGTTCGCCGGACTCGACGACGCCGCGCATCGTCGTCGGGTCCGCGCGCTCGTGGACGACGTGGGTGTCGGTCGCGCCCGCGACGCCCGAGACGACGGCGTACTCGTCCGCGTACTCGCGCGCCACCGACTCCGGACAGAACAGCAATGCGGCGGAGCCGTCCGTGATGGGACAGAAGTCGTAGAGGCGGAGCGGGTCGGCGACGACCGGCGAGTCGAGCACCGTCTCCAGGTCGACCTCCTTCCGGAACTGCGCGTGGGGGTTGTCGACCCCGTTCCGGTGGTTCTTCACCGCGACCTTCCCGAGGCTCTCCCGGGGCGCGTCGTACGTGTCGAGGTACAGGCGGGCGGTCAGCCCCGCGAACGAGGGGAGCGTCACGCCGTGTTTGTACTCGCAGGGGTGGGTGAGCGATGCGATGACGTCGGTCGCCTCCGCGGTCGACCGGTGGGTCATCCGCTCGCCGCCCACGAGCAGCGTCATCTCGGAGGCGCCGGAGGCGACCGACTGCCAGGCGGCGTACGTGCCGGCGCCGCCCGACGAGGAGGTCTGGTCGATCCGCGCGGTGTACGCCGGCATCGCCGCGAGGTCGTGTGCCAGCGCGTTCGGGACGCCCGTCTGACCCTCGAACTCGCCGCTCGCCATGTTCGAGACGTAGAGGTGTTCGACCGCGTCCGGCGGCACTCCCGCGTCGTCCAGGCAGGCCTCCCCCGCCTCCGCGAGCAGTTCCCGTATCCACGCGTCGCGTCGCCCGAACTGGGTCATCGACGCGCCGATGACTGCGACTCGGTCCATACTGGCCGGGCGAACCGGGGCCACTTCGCAGTTTCCCTCCGTCGGCCGGGCGCCGACGGGCGGGCGAACGGACACCGATTAAGTGGCCGCCCCCCGGACGGCCGGTATGGACCTCGCCGACGCCGCCCCGACCGCCGGAATCGCCGGCTGTCTCGCCACGCTGCTCGCGCTCGCCGCGCCGTACGCGCTCATCAGCGACCCCGGAACCGGGCTCTCCGTCTACTACGCCAGCGGCCCCGTGGGGGCGGGGGGCGTCGGCTTCCTCGCGGTCCTTTTGGTCGTCGTGTTCCTCTCCGGGAAGCGGGGCAGGACGGCGCCCGACACGGTCGCCGGCGTCGCGCTCGTCGCCTCGCTCGGGCTCGTCGCGCTCGCGCTGCTGTGGGCGCTCGCGGTCGACCCCGAGAACGTGTTCTCGTTTCCCGCCGACGCGGAGTGGATGACCTCCCACCGGTGGGTCGTCCTCGCGTGCGCGGCGGTCGTGCCGCTGAGTGCCGCCGCCTACGCGAGGGCGGTGTTGCGGTCCTAGCCCGCTCCCGACCCGGTCGGCCGCGTCCTCGGCCGGCTTCGGACTCAATCCGCGGCGGATCCGGCACGGCCGGGCCAGGTTCGGTCCGAGGCCCCGAGCGCGGAGGCGAGCCGGGAGTCCGGCGGGACCAACCCGGCGAACTCCTCGCTCCCGACGTCGACCTCGCCGTTCACGCTGAGGAACCCCAGCCCGCCCTCGGCCGCGGCGTCGAGGTTCGTCAGGAACGCGACCTTGCGGGCGGCGGAGGCGCCCCCGACCGTCCCTCGCTGGTCGACCGAACCGTACAGGCGTCGGTGCTCCCAGACGTGTTCGACGCAACGACTCGTCGGCGCGAACAGGAGCATGACGTGGACGCCGGGGCCGTCCCGGGCGATCGACGTGCGGAGCGAGTGTTCCTCGTCCTTGTAGAAGTAGCGCTCCATGCGCCGGTACTGGCGGAGCACCTCGTTGGCGCCGGTGACGTGTCCGAGCGCGGCGTCGGACTTGAGTTCGACGAGGTAGTCGACGGGTGCGGCCCCGCGGACGCGGACGTGGGCGTCCACGACGCCGCGGTTGCCGTAGTGGTCGTACGGCTCCTCGAGCCGGACCGTCGCGTCGTCGAAGGCGACCCCGAAGTGCTCGACGACCGCCGTCGCCAGTTCGTCCTCCCGCATCGCTCGTCGGCGTCCACGTCGGGGGCGGGGAAAGCTCCCCCGGTTTCCCCGGTCGCGTCCCCGTCTTTCGCGGCCGCGGCGGGCGAGGACCGGCCGGCGGTCGATCGCCGACCCGGGCGCGACCGCAAGGCCCATAAGTCGGACCGGCCAACCTCGAAGTGGACTAGGTCGGGCAGTTAGGCCCTGCCCGTCACCCGCGAGAGAGTCTTCAGCGGGGACCGAACGCCGGCGGCGTCCGGGGCGCCCGTCGCGGGCCCCGGAAGCCGACGTCGAAGCCTCGTCCGCCGGGGACAGCGGTCCGTCGGGCCGCACCCGCAGGGGTGCTCGCCCGCGGCTCGTCGGCGGCACCGGGTCAGGCGCGGAAGCGAGCAGCCCACCGCCGAACGCCCGTCGCTCGTCGGGTCGCGGGGCCGAGGAGGCACCCGGGATTCCCCGCGGCGGAACCCCCGGGCAACGCCGGCCCGTCCACCACTCATATCCCGTTTTCAACCGTCCCGCACCGACGGGCACGTCGGTCGGCATCCGAAGGTTCGTTACCCGCCGCCCCGACGTCCGACCATGAGCGAAGCCGACGCGGACGGCGTGACTGCGGACTACCGCGAGACCGACACGGAACGCGTGCTGACGTTCGAGCGGGACGGTCGGACCGCGACCGTCGCACAGAACCTGGAGGGGTACGCGATGTTGAAGGTCCGGACGGGTCCCGGGGGCGACGAGCTCGAGCGGTACTACGGGTTCGACGTGGCGCTCGACCACGCCGCCGAACTGCTCGGCGTCGACGTCCGTGATCTCCCCGTCCCCGACGACGCCGCGGACATGGGGATGTGACCTCGGCCGTGTGGACGTGACGCCCGGTCGTACGGACGCGACGCGCTCCCGGTGGGCGCGACGCCTCAGGCCGGGTCGACGAAGACGTCCATCGGCGCGTCCGCGTTCCGGGCCGTGAGTCGGACGCCGACGTAGTTGCCGTCGTCGTCGGTCTCGAACGCCCGCTCCCGCACGCCGCCGGCGACTCGCCCGAACGAGAGGCGTGGGGGACGGGCGTACGGCTGGTCGAACTCGAGACGGACGACGGGCCGGTCGGCGTCGGTCGTCACGTTCCGGTGGACGTCGACCGGGGGTGCGTGGTTGCGGATCCGGGAGGTGGGGTTCGCGATCCGCCACGGGCGCCGCCCGTCGGCCCAGTTCCCCTCGTAGAAGTTGTCGCCCGCGTCGTCGCCCTCGACGATGGCGGCACCACCCCCCTGTCTGACGGCGTTGCCCCGCACCCTGGCGCCGTAGTCGCGGACGACGATGGCGGGGGCGTCTCCGCTCGAACTACCGCCGCTCGAGTCGGCCCCGCCCGCGACGACGTGGTTCGCGGTGACGACGTCGCCCACGCCCGACCGCGACCCGACCGTGAGGATCCCGGGCCCGCCCGGCTTCCGCACGTCGTTCCCCCTGACGGTGACGCCGGAGGTCCCCTCGAGCCGGATTCCGGTTTCGGACGGCTTCGCGACGTGGTTGCCGTCGACCACGCCCTCGACGTCCCCGACGAGCCTGATCCCCGCGAGCCCGGGCGAGGAGATCGTGTTGTTCCGGACGCCGATCCCCTCGACCGTGCTGACGACGTTGACGCCGTGTCCGCTGTAGTCGTACAGTTCGTTGTTCTCGACGAGCAGGTTCTCGCCCGCGGCGCCGTCGATGGTGACCCCGGCGAACTTCGTCGTCTCCTCCGTGTCGAGCCCGTCGGTCGACTGGCGGCTGACGTTGTTCCTGACGGTGACGTTCCGGACGGTGTTTGGACCTCTGACGTGGCAGAACGACTTGTGGTGGCCGAAGCCGACGTTCCCGAAGACGCTGACGTAGCCGTGGTCCGGGCCGGTCGGGTCGTTCCGCGCGACGCCGATGAGGCTCCCCTCGACCGAGTTCCCGAGCATGTTGCCGAACACGGAGACGCTCTCGGCGGTGTAGCTGCGCCGGTCGGGGTACCAGAGGTCGCACGCGATCGGCCTGTCGAGCCCGCCCGAGACCTCGTTCCCGGAGACGACGATGCGCTCGCCGGCGAGCTGGACGCCGCGGTCGCCGAACGTGTGGATCCGGTTGTCGAGGATCCGGACGTCAGAGCACCGCCGGGTGACGCTGATCCCGCTCCCGCCGTCCCCGTGTGCGCGCGGGTAGGTCTCCCGGATCTCGTTCCGTTCGAGGGTGACGTCGGTCGCGTTCCTGACGGCGATGCCGTGGAGACGCTCGGCCGACCCGCGGGGAACCGTCGGCGTCCCACGGAAGCCGACCCCGCGGATCAGCGTCCCCCGGCAGCGCTCGTTGTGTCCGATCCGGAACCCCCCGACGTTCGCGCCCGACATCGGTCTGATGAGCGTCCGCACGCCCGGTCCGACGACCGTCACGTCGTCGACGTCGACGTCGAGCCACTCCGTCGTTCGGTACGGGGCGTTCTCGTCGCTGATGCGGACGGTGTCGCCGGGCGAGAGGTCGGCGAAGGCGTCCTCGAGTTCCTCCCGCGTGGTGACGATCGTTCCCCCCTCGCTCGACTCTGGCGCGTCGGCGGTCGTTTCCCGTGTCATGGAGTTACACCCGGCGATGGCTCCGGTCGAGGCGGCCATCAGTGCACAGAACGCGCGGCGGCGAACCTCGCGCATGTACGGGCCGATACGTTCCTCACGGTGGTAGTCGTAACGGCTCGGTGTCGGCTGGTGACCGAACGCGTGGCGAGCGCTCCGTCCCACTCCGCCTCCACGACCGCGTCGCCGGCGACGCTCGGCCCGGCGTCCTCAGGCGAGCGAGCGGAGCCGGCGGTACGCGGCGGCCACGACGACCGAGACGCCGTAGGACCCCCCGACGAACGGGACCCAGAACACCCAGAGCGCGTAGTTGGGGAAGAGGTGGCTCCCGATGGCGCTGCCGAGCGTGAGGAGCAGGTACCCGGGAAGCGCAAGCGGCGTCATGAGCCTCGTGTCGGCGGCGCCGACGGCCACGGGGACGACGAGCAGCGCGAAGACGACCACGACGTCCCTGCCGAGAACCGTCCGCCGGAGGGTCCGCCGGTCCGGCGTCACGCCGGTCCCCCCGTCGTCGACGCGCCGTCGTCGGGTGCGAGTTCCACGCCGTGCCGTTCCAGTAGCGCGGTCGCCGCGAGCGCCAGCCACTCCGCCTGCGTCGACGTGTCCACGAGGAACTGCGTCGTCTCCACGAGGTATCCCGGCCGCTCCAGATCGCCGGCGACCTTGTGGACGAGCATCGGCCGGTCGCCCGAGAGGCTCCGCCCTCGCTCGAACTCGTGGAGCGGCATGTACCACGGAACCGCGTCATCGTTGAGCACGTCCACGACGTCCGCCGCGACGGTCGGCGCCTCGCCCACGTCGGCGGGAAAGACCGCCTGGCCGACGCTGGCGTGGTGCCGTCCGTATATCCCCAGCGACCGATGCAGGTCGACGACGACGTCCGGATCGCGCCGTTCGACGAGGTCCCAGATCTCGTCGGCCAGCCCCGTCTCGGGGGAGCTACCCGCCGGGAACTGGCGGTTGAGGTCGCCCCCCTCGCCGGCACGGGTCCCCCGCTCGATGGCGACCCGGTTCGCGCGGGGGAGGACGACGAGCGTTCCGGCCGCGGGCACCCGCGACCGTAGCCGTTCGGCGGCGAGGTAGCCCGGTCGTTCGTCGCCGTGCATCCCCCCGACGACCAGCGCCGTCGGGCCGTCGGCCTCCGCGTCGTTCACGTACACCGGCGTGGCGTGTTCCGTCCCGGACGCGAGCGTGGTCGTCGACGAGGGATCGCCGCTTCGCGGGTCGCCGCCCGCGAGGGGTGATCCCTGACCGGACCCCCGGACCAGCCGCGTGACGGTCGATGCGAGCGACGGGAGCACCGCCGCGGTACCCGCGCGCTGGAGGAGCGTTCGCCGGTTCATCGACGGTGGCGGTCACCTCCGTTCGGGAACGCTCCGGACGCGCGGCCGGCCCGACCCCGCGAACGCCGCA
Protein-coding regions in this window:
- a CDS encoding HEAT repeat domain-containing protein, with protein sequence MSDDEPAEEQSDEAGEDAPVPDVSAEDLDARLEEAAESLDAADTEADLDGVEATLDGIEADLEAADLPEPDEDDEDAEDPREELESRLSDVRSDLEDQRGPYASDVVADVEEAATTVRDTRWTEGGESDLPGVVSSFLADVNETLGSDLSTDAAEPDALADDLEGAAETVEGADLDADDDAGTIAALLEATDALESDLEDVEEWGDLETHEQLRAQGFYDVLGHYKDFPPEWAALKEWEKRGNVEMVLLALDSLQSDFMERHALEAITRMNDGDAFEAMHQRAGKRDQPAIRALGKMAAEDAVETLVEYVDSDSNPALQKVTFKALGEIGHEDAVQPLANKLVAENDEVRPYAARALGLLGDTRAIEPLADVAADDDSDAVRAAALWALRQIGTEAALEAAAEHGGDRSFIVQTEAEKARDALDSTGSEGGEAARTTA
- a CDS encoding histidine kinase N-terminal 7TM domain-containing protein, with amino-acid sequence MSFPEPFASGSYLPLLGLAATTSVATAVGSWRYRNRTGGGAYVVLTTAVSVWVLADLLGYLSSTLPRAMLAHRLTYLAISVVPVAWVVLALRYVGRSDLVTRRRVGLLCVVPALTLLVSLTNGHHGMLWEVHGLSELSGMTTLSASSGPWFWVHTLYSYALLVVGAGVFVRWSLRGEDVRRPQSAAVLGAVALPWATNVLYVTGVVALPVDATPASFTAACVLLWVGLFRYGFLDVVPVARNRVVEEMREGVVVLNERDRVVDVNPSGRRLIEPDSIVGRPIGEVFAEESVERFGDVVDGGGRIGVERDGRRRHFDVHISPLSTGGGDRVVIFHDVTDEERSRKRLAERTRELERQNERLDRFASVLGHDIRNPLAVARGWTDVIADGDVDDEALSRVERAHDRIETIVDDTLALARSGDDPDPVPVELRSLAREAWANVESDAPFEADVDVVVLVDRALTLRALENLLRNAVEHGGEGVSVRVGGFEAGDDSAGFYVEDDGPGIPEGIREDAFEYGTSGETGGTGLGLAIVRDVAEAHGWGVRFESSDAGGARVVVEGVPLAGSRRTFGSA
- the dpsA gene encoding DNA starvation/stationary phase protection protein DpsA encodes the protein MSTQKNVRASAGSVEGSEALRMDADRAEQIVDALNTDVAATYVLYHQLKKHHWNVEGAEFRDLHLFLDEAAEHAELFADELAERVQALGGVPHANMATLSEESPVEAEDEDVYDIRTSLSNDMEMYGDIIETLREHVELAENLGDHATSELLRENLVQVEEDAHHVEHYLEDDTLVFPDAME
- a CDS encoding NADH:flavin oxidoreductase/NADH oxidase, translated to MVETLFSPLPLRGTELPNRVMVSPMCQYSSPDGLATDWHLVHLGSRAVGGAGLVMAEATAVTPGGRITPHDLGIWSDEHADALAPVADFVRSQGSVPAIQLAHAGRKASTRRPWDGGDPIPPGEGGWEVLAPSAKPYPRDGDEQPTRKLDRGAIEDLVAEFADAAERARDAGFEVAEVHAAHGYLLHEFLSPVANDRTDEYGGSFGNRTRLLREVTGAVRSVWPDDKPVFVRISATDWIDEEPSWDVEQSARLAPLLAEAGADLIDVSSGGVSPAQRVPYAGPNYQLPYAETIREHAREMGSDVAVGTVGGVTDPQQAQAVVANDRADAVLMAREFLRSPYWPLHAAEELGETDRVEWPVQYRRAVSN
- a CDS encoding DUF7547 family protein, with amino-acid sequence MSDRDARDDEDLAALLAELESTLSELRAELDDGRGREPRRGGDRGRWTPPRPPTPGELLRFTTDYTIPTVVATLRATIEALELLRRLLELGGGVDRGRAGDPGRSRLSPVLSGARDRAASDVTDALSRLRTELAEADLPEDEASRSVLEDARDLTAEIEERIAASRDAVDRERDRERRADAGDADDAVVIDVSDGGDDEDGADVDSSPSDGVEDGGEPRGNQQVDVDAELRSIKERMGKAGPPDAPVEGDDPDGSVAEDGEGTDEDHRGHDDEQSDE
- a CDS encoding nucleic acid-binding protein, which encodes MSDRTDGGHERNDAPALEAARYPDGSLTYPSHPVGPGGEAPVETVDLSEYVATVVTWTTSTATPPGVREPNHLAIVEFDVDGEPVRAVGQATTGEIGIGDEVEPVYCEELRDPDAGIREPDSQEWDGYRFRPVE